The following proteins are encoded in a genomic region of Moorena sp. SIOASIH:
- a CDS encoding tetratricopeptide repeat protein, translating to MPQNLPHTHVSKFVGRSSELETLHQRLQQRERVVISAISGMGGIGKTELALQYALNYYRENYLGGVCWLQARDVDLGTQIVEFAQLKMNLEVPQEKAGKPLTLEQKAQWCWDNWQPSDNLVLVILDDVTEFDKIKPYLPPNQPRFKIIITTRKQSLAESFEMLPLEVLSEKAALELLESLIGEERLNRQLEEAKKLCKWLGYLPLGLELVGRYLKNKKDLSLADMQQRLKKKHLEQRSLKEPAATMTAQRGVAAAFELSWLELDEDAQQLGCLLSLFALAPIPWKLVENSLPDQDSEDLEDIRDYSLLELNLLGRTDKGIYQLHELIREFLRNKMELCDRADQLKQGFAQAMVAVADKIPQVPTQKDIDAATPAIPHLTEVATVLSDWLKDEDLCKPFKGLGWFYEGQGTYEQALPWLEQGLELTRNRLGSEHPAVATSLHNLALLYRNKGRYCEAETLYVQALEMMKKLYGQEHPDVATSLNNLALVYHYQGRYSEAEPLFVQALEMKTTLYVQEHLSVAISLNNLALLYYDQARYCEAEPLFVQALEMKKKLYGQEHRSVATSLNNLASLYRDQGRYFEAEPLLVQALEMRKKLLGQEHPDVAISLNNLAELYRNQGRYSEGEPIFVQALEMFTKLVGTEHPRVAQSLNGLAELYSDQERYCEAEPLFLQALEIRKKLYGQQHPHVAMSVHNLASLYRNQERYSEGEPLFVQALEMRKKLYGQQHPDFANSLHSLAKLYNNQGRYSEAEPLFVQALEIFEGKLGSNHPRTIACRENLQKLRDKLT from the coding sequence ATTCCCCAAAATCTGCCCCACACCCATGTTTCCAAATTCGTTGGACGCTCAAGTGAACTGGAAACTCTACACCAGCGCCTACAGCAACGAGAACGGGTGGTGATTTCTGCTATTTCTGGCATGGGTGGTATCGGTAAAACTGAATTAGCCCTGCAATATGCCCTCAACTATTACCGGGAAAATTATCTGGGTGGGGTTTGCTGGCTGCAGGCGCGGGATGTGGATTTAGGGACTCAAATTGTAGAGTTTGCCCAACTCAAAATGAACTTGGAAGTACCCCAGGAAAAAGCAGGAAAACCTCTGACTCTCGAACAAAAGGCTCAATGGTGCTGGGACAATTGGCAGCCATCGGATAATTTGGTGCTGGTGATTTTGGATGATGTTACTGAATTTGATAAAATTAAACCCTATCTGCCTCCAAATCAGCCCCGTTTTAAAATAATTATTACTACCAGGAAGCAGTCGTTAGCAGAGTCTTTTGAAATGTTGCCACTGGAAGTGCTTTCGGAAAAGGCGGCTTTGGAGTTATTGGAATCCCTAATCGGGGAAGAAAGACTAAACCGGCAGTTGGAAGAAGCCAAAAAACTCTGCAAATGGTTGGGATATCTGCCCCTAGGTTTGGAATTGGTGGGGCGATATTTAAAAAATAAAAAAGATTTATCCCTGGCAGATATGCAGCAGCGGTTGAAAAAAAAGCATCTGGAACAGCGATCGCTAAAAGAACCAGCTGCTACTATGACAGCACAAAGGGGAGTAGCAGCTGCTTTTGAGTTGAGTTGGCTTGAACTAGATGAAGATGCCCAGCAGTTGGGTTGTTTGTTGAGTTTGTTTGCTTTGGCTCCCATTCCCTGGAAATTGGTGGAAAATTCTTTGCCTGACCAAGACTCAGAAGATTTAGAAGATATTAGAGATTACAGTCTGTTGGAACTGAATTTACTTGGGCGCACGGATAAGGGAATCTACCAGCTGCACGAGTTGATTCGAGAGTTCCTACGAAACAAAATGGAACTGTGCGATCGAGCTGATCAACTCAAGCAGGGATTTGCTCAGGCAATGGTGGCCGTAGCAGATAAAATTCCTCAGGTACCGACACAAAAGGATATAGATGCAGCTACTCCCGCCATCCCTCACCTGACAGAAGTTGCTACAGTACTCTCAGACTGGCTCAAGGATGAAGATTTATGCAAACCTTTCAAGGGTCTGGGTTGGTTTTACGAAGGTCAAGGGACTTATGAGCAGGCATTACCCTGGTTAGAGCAAGGCTTAGAGCTTACCCGTAATCGTTTAGGCAGTGAACACCCAGCTGTCGCCACTTCCCTCCACAATCTAGCATTACTCTACAGGAATAAGGGACGGTACTGCGAGGCAGAAACTCTATATGTCCAAGCCTTGGAGATGATGAAAAAACTATACGGTCAAGAACACCCAGATGTCGCCACCTCCCTCAACAATCTGGCATTAGTCTACCATTATCAGGGGCGGTACTCGGAGGCCGAACCTCTTTTTGTCCAAGCCTTGGAGATGAAGACAACACTATACGTTCAAGAACACCTATCTGTCGCTATCTCCCTCAACAATCTGGCATTACTCTACTATGATCAGGCACGGTACTGTGAGGCCGAACCTCTTTTTGTCCAAGCCTTGGAGATGAAGAAAAAACTATACGGTCAAGAACACCGATCTGTCGCCACCTCCCTCAACAATCTGGCATCACTCTACAGGGATCAGGGACGGTACTTTGAGGCTGAACCTCTTCTTGTCCAAGCCTTGGAGATGAGGAAAAAACTCCTAGGTCAAGAACACCCAGATGTCGCTATCTCCCTCAACAATCTAGCAGAACTCTACAGGAATCAGGGACGGTACTCGGAGGGAGAACCTATTTTTGTCCAAGCCTTGGAGATGTTCACAAAACTTGTAGGTACTGAACACCCACGTGTCGCACAATCTCTCAACGGTCTGGCAGAACTCTACTCTGATCAGGAACGGTACTGTGAGGCCGAACCTCTTTTTCTGCAAGCCTTGGAGATCAGGAAAAAACTATACGGTCAACAACACCCACATGTCGCTATGTCCGTTCACAATCTGGCATCACTCTACAGGAATCAGGAACGGTACTCGGAGGGAGAACCTCTTTTTGTCCAAGCCTTGGAGATGAGGAAAAAACTATACGGTCAACAACACCCAGATTTCGCAAACTCCCTCCACAGTCTGGCTAAACTCTACAATAATCAGGGAAGGTACTCCGAGGCCGAACCTCTTTTTGTCCAAGCTTTGGAGATTTTTGAAGGAAAGTTAGGGTCAAATCATCCCAGGACTATCGCTTGCCGCGAGAATCTTCAAAAATTGCGGGATAAGCTGACTTAG
- a CDS encoding DUF4278 domain-containing protein — protein sequence MKLSYRGVSYQSEPSTLEVSEGEIGGTYRGHSWKVHRIKHNPWRKSSANMTYRGVSYKRG from the coding sequence ATGAAACTTTCTTACCGAGGTGTTAGTTATCAAAGTGAACCATCTACCCTAGAAGTATCTGAAGGGGAAATTGGTGGAACTTACCGGGGTCATAGCTGGAAAGTTCACCGGATTAAGCATAATCCTTGGCGTAAATCATCGGCTAACATGACCTATCGTGGTGTTAGCTATAAAAGAGGGTAG
- a CDS encoding DUF4278 domain-containing protein, whose translation MKLRYRGVSYDAEPSLLEVREGEIGGVYRAQNWKFHYPRHMPEPPPVNHLKWRGVYYCTGNATVTNCDVTNSQPVAKSISTVAAKTSIARHRLQKVLNESRKAHLATMRQTLEHRLEVAKAKGDQNLVRLLEEESKQMQPI comes from the coding sequence ATGAAACTTAGGTATCGTGGTGTAAGTTACGACGCTGAACCCTCTTTACTAGAAGTGAGAGAGGGGGAAATTGGTGGTGTTTATCGGGCTCAGAATTGGAAATTTCACTATCCCAGACACATGCCTGAACCGCCACCGGTAAATCATCTGAAATGGCGTGGTGTTTATTACTGCACTGGTAATGCAACTGTAACTAATTGTGATGTAACTAATTCTCAACCAGTGGCTAAATCGATTTCTACTGTAGCTGCAAAGACATCGATTGCTCGCCACCGGCTACAAAAAGTCTTGAATGAGAGCAGAAAAGCGCATCTGGCTACGATGCGCCAAACTTTGGAACATCGTCTAGAGGTAGCTAAAGCTAAAGGTGATCAGAATCTGGTCAGGCTTCTAGAAGAGGAGTCAAAGCAGATGCAGCCAATCTAG
- a CDS encoding AarF/ABC1/UbiB kinase family protein, with amino-acid sequence MFSLTQTSTRQREILEVVFRNGWDYMRGLLTGNKNNDEPQLPPPAVLRNILINLGPVYVKLGQLLSTRPDLLPGAYVEVLTDLQANVPPVAWSEIESLLQQELAKPISETFTTINPQAIAAGSIGQVHRATLKNGQDVALKVQRPGIDQIVAQDIAIIRGLAELVSLTEFGKTYDIVAIADEFVTALEAELDFTQEANYTDKLRSNLSNSRWFDSQQLVIPKIYWDLTSQKLLTIEWLEGAPLLSAQLSQTQEGKDTQTQRREITTLLFRAFFQQVYIDGFFHADPHPGNIFYLRDGRVALLDCGMIGRLDPRSQQILTEMLLAIVDLDGKRCAQLTLQLSEAGESVNLSGLENDYDRMLRKYYNRSLSKINFSEVFYEILQVSRNNKIRLPGNMGLYAKTLANLEGVTRGFYPEINLIDQITPLITEVFRRQLLGDNPLQTLLRTILDIKSLSLRSPSQIELFLNRVSSETLKWNITVQELDKLRFSIDDSANRLSFSIVVGSLIIGAAIVASGSQTPEISVVTNILFAAASFLGLWLIVSILRSGRLR; translated from the coding sequence ATGTTTTCCCTAACTCAAACCAGTACCCGCCAGCGAGAAATCCTAGAAGTTGTCTTCCGAAACGGTTGGGATTACATGCGAGGACTCCTAACGGGCAACAAAAATAATGACGAACCTCAACTCCCCCCTCCCGCTGTCCTTCGTAACATCTTAATCAATTTAGGTCCGGTGTACGTTAAGTTAGGACAACTGCTGTCTACCCGTCCCGACCTATTACCAGGAGCCTATGTGGAAGTCCTGACTGACTTGCAAGCCAATGTACCACCAGTAGCCTGGAGTGAAATCGAAAGCCTGCTACAGCAAGAACTAGCCAAGCCAATCTCAGAAACCTTTACTACCATCAATCCCCAAGCCATTGCTGCTGGTTCCATTGGTCAAGTCCATCGCGCTACCCTCAAAAATGGTCAAGACGTGGCTCTGAAAGTGCAACGTCCTGGGATTGACCAGATAGTTGCCCAAGATATTGCTATCATTAGGGGCTTAGCGGAGTTAGTCTCTCTGACGGAATTTGGTAAGACTTACGATATCGTTGCCATAGCTGATGAATTTGTTACTGCCCTAGAAGCAGAACTGGATTTTACCCAAGAAGCTAACTATACCGATAAACTCCGCAGTAATCTATCTAATAGCCGCTGGTTCGATTCCCAGCAATTAGTCATACCAAAGATTTACTGGGATTTGACCAGCCAAAAGCTACTCACCATTGAGTGGCTGGAAGGGGCACCTCTGCTATCGGCGCAATTATCACAAACTCAAGAGGGCAAAGATACCCAGACCCAGCGACGGGAAATTACCACCCTGTTATTTCGGGCTTTTTTCCAGCAGGTTTACATCGATGGCTTCTTCCATGCTGACCCCCATCCAGGAAACATATTTTATCTGAGGGATGGTCGTGTCGCTTTATTAGACTGTGGCATGATTGGACGCTTAGACCCCCGCAGCCAACAGATTTTGACGGAGATGCTCTTAGCAATTGTAGATTTAGATGGCAAGCGATGTGCTCAGTTAACCCTACAACTATCTGAAGCCGGTGAGTCGGTCAATTTATCTGGCCTGGAAAATGACTATGACCGCATGCTGCGCAAGTATTACAACCGAAGCCTCTCCAAAATCAATTTTAGTGAAGTGTTTTATGAGATACTGCAAGTCTCGCGAAATAATAAAATCCGCTTACCGGGTAATATGGGTTTATATGCCAAAACCCTAGCTAACTTGGAAGGGGTTACCCGTGGATTTTATCCCGAAATTAACCTGATCGACCAAATCACCCCCCTGATTACGGAAGTGTTTCGGCGTCAACTCCTGGGAGATAATCCTCTACAAACCCTTCTCAGAACGATTTTGGATATCAAAAGCCTGTCATTGCGATCGCCTTCTCAAATCGAATTATTTTTAAACCGCGTCAGTTCCGAAACCCTCAAGTGGAATATTACTGTCCAAGAGCTAGACAAACTACGTTTCAGTATCGATGATTCTGCTAATCGACTCTCCTTCAGTATTGTAGTCGGTTCCCTGATTATCGGTGCAGCAATTGTGGCTTCAGGAAGCCAAACTCCCGAGATTTCTGTGGTTACTAATATCCTGTTTGCTGCTGCTAGTTTTTTAGGATTGTGGCTAATTGTCAGTATTTTGCGTTCGGGACGGTTACGATGA
- the acnB gene encoding bifunctional aconitate hydratase 2/2-methylisocitrate dehydratase, with product MLNSYREHVAERGAQGIPPLPLNAEQTSQLCELLQNPPAGEEEALMAMLRDRIPPGVDEAAYVKAGFLTAIAKAELTSPLISPQGAVDLLGTMVGGYNVQSLVELLQSDQTTLAAEAATALSKTLLVFDAFNDVIEISDVNAYAKQVIDAWANAAWFIQRPKLPEAVTVTVFKVPGETNTDDLSPATHATTRPDIPLHALAMLESRIPSALDTIAKLKQNGYPVAYVGDVVGTGSSRKSAINSLLWHIGEDIPYVPNKRAGGYILGGKIAPIFFNTAEDSGALPIECDVSKMQTGDVITIHPYKGEITNQAGEVISTFTLKPDTILDEVRAGGRIPLLIGRSLTDKTREALGLEPSPLFTRPSIPEDTGKGFTLAQKMVGKACGLPGVRPGSSCEPIMTTVGSQDTTGPMTRDELKELACLGFSADLVMQSFCHTAAYPKPVDVKVHKQLPDFFASRSGVALRPGDGIIHSWLNRMLLPDTVGTGGDSHTRFPLGISFPAGSGLVAFGAALGVMPLDMPESVLVRFKGELQPGVTLRDIVNAIPYVAIQKGLLTVEKRNKKNVFSGRIMEIEGLPDLKVEQAFELTDATAERSCAGCTIKLGVETVSEYLRSNIALLKNMVARGYQDARTIMRRVAKMEQWLANPVLMEADPDAEYAEIIEIDLNEITEPIVAAPNDPDNVKLLSEVASDRIDEVFIGSCMTNIGHYRAAAKVLEGEPPVSTRLWICPPTRMDEKQLKEEGVYGIFGIAGARTEMPGCSLCMGNQARVADKATVFSTSTRNFNNRMGKGARVYLGSAELAAACALLGRIPSAEEYLSIVAEKINPFASDLYQYLNFDQIAGFEDEGRVIPLEEMPKIEDILGIPAGTLK from the coding sequence ATGCTGAACTCTTATCGTGAACACGTAGCTGAACGGGGAGCTCAAGGAATTCCTCCCCTACCCCTAAATGCTGAGCAAACATCCCAACTTTGTGAACTGCTGCAAAATCCACCAGCTGGGGAAGAAGAAGCATTAATGGCTATGTTACGCGATCGCATTCCCCCTGGAGTTGATGAAGCAGCTTATGTTAAAGCTGGGTTTTTAACTGCGATCGCAAAAGCAGAACTCACTAGTCCTCTGATTTCCCCCCAGGGTGCTGTAGACCTCTTGGGTACTATGGTCGGAGGCTACAATGTCCAATCCCTGGTTGAGTTACTCCAGTCTGATCAGACCACCTTAGCAGCCGAAGCGGCTACTGCCCTAAGTAAGACATTACTTGTCTTTGATGCCTTCAATGATGTTATAGAAATTTCCGATGTCAATGCCTACGCCAAGCAAGTGATCGATGCTTGGGCCAATGCTGCCTGGTTCATCCAGCGTCCCAAACTCCCCGAAGCAGTTACTGTGACTGTATTTAAGGTACCCGGAGAAACCAATACCGATGACTTATCCCCGGCCACTCACGCCACCACTCGCCCAGATATTCCGTTACATGCCTTGGCCATGTTGGAATCTCGGATACCGTCGGCTTTAGATACTATTGCTAAATTAAAACAAAACGGGTATCCTGTGGCTTATGTTGGGGATGTTGTTGGTACTGGTTCATCCCGGAAATCGGCAATTAATTCCTTACTTTGGCATATTGGTGAAGATATCCCCTATGTTCCCAATAAGCGGGCTGGGGGATATATCTTAGGTGGCAAAATTGCCCCGATCTTCTTTAACACTGCTGAAGATTCTGGTGCATTGCCCATTGAGTGCGATGTTTCAAAAATGCAAACAGGGGATGTGATTACCATCCATCCCTACAAGGGTGAAATCACTAACCAAGCTGGGGAAGTCATTTCCACCTTTACCCTCAAACCCGATACCATCCTCGATGAAGTCCGTGCCGGTGGACGGATTCCGTTACTGATTGGGCGATCGCTTACGGATAAAACCCGGGAAGCCTTGGGATTAGAACCAAGTCCCCTGTTTACCCGTCCAAGCATACCAGAAGATACAGGCAAAGGCTTCACCTTAGCCCAGAAGATGGTCGGTAAAGCCTGTGGCTTACCGGGTGTTCGTCCTGGTAGCTCTTGCGAACCGATCATGACCACAGTTGGTTCCCAGGATACCACAGGACCAATGACTCGGGATGAATTGAAAGAACTGGCTTGTCTTGGTTTCAGTGCGGACCTAGTCATGCAAAGCTTCTGCCATACTGCTGCTTATCCCAAGCCCGTTGATGTCAAAGTCCATAAACAATTGCCCGACTTCTTTGCCTCTCGTTCTGGTGTAGCCTTGCGTCCTGGGGATGGCATTATCCACTCTTGGTTGAACCGGATGTTATTACCTGATACCGTAGGCACTGGTGGAGACTCTCACACCCGTTTCCCCCTAGGCATTTCCTTCCCTGCCGGTTCCGGATTAGTCGCCTTTGGTGCCGCTTTGGGAGTCATGCCCTTAGATATGCCGGAATCTGTGTTAGTGCGTTTCAAAGGTGAATTGCAGCCAGGGGTAACATTGCGGGATATTGTCAATGCTATTCCCTATGTGGCTATTCAAAAAGGATTGTTGACGGTAGAGAAGAGGAATAAGAAAAATGTCTTCTCGGGACGGATTATGGAAATAGAAGGATTGCCCGATTTGAAAGTTGAGCAAGCCTTTGAACTTACTGACGCTACTGCGGAACGGTCTTGTGCTGGCTGTACCATTAAGCTGGGAGTAGAAACAGTATCTGAGTATTTGCGTTCCAATATCGCCCTACTCAAAAATATGGTTGCACGAGGCTATCAAGATGCCCGTACGATCATGCGTCGGGTGGCCAAGATGGAACAATGGTTGGCAAATCCGGTACTGATGGAAGCAGATCCAGATGCAGAGTATGCTGAAATTATCGAGATTGACTTGAATGAAATCACCGAGCCGATTGTAGCGGCTCCCAATGACCCAGATAATGTGAAATTGTTGTCTGAAGTCGCAAGCGATCGCATTGATGAAGTATTCATTGGGTCTTGCATGACTAATATTGGACACTACCGTGCTGCAGCCAAAGTCCTAGAAGGGGAACCCCCTGTTAGCACTCGGTTGTGGATTTGTCCCCCTACCCGGATGGATGAGAAGCAACTCAAAGAAGAAGGGGTTTACGGTATCTTTGGCATAGCTGGTGCCCGGACTGAAATGCCTGGATGTTCCCTGTGCATGGGGAATCAAGCTCGGGTTGCTGATAAAGCGACTGTATTCTCCACCTCTACTCGTAATTTTAATAATCGTATGGGTAAAGGTGCCCGAGTCTACTTGGGTTCTGCTGAATTAGCAGCAGCTTGTGCCTTGTTAGGTCGGATTCCCAGCGCTGAAGAGTATCTCTCAATTGTAGCCGAGAAAATTAATCCTTTTGCTAGTGATTTGTATCAGTATTTGAACTTTGATCAAATCGCTGGATTTGAAGACGAAGGACGGGTGATTCCTCTCGAAGAAATGCCCAAAATTGAAGATATTTTGGGTATCCCAGCCGGAACCCTTAAATAG
- a CDS encoding HAD hydrolase-like protein, translating to MGIQPDLILVASLPLESWAIVTSGNYAIATNRLRHVGLPIPQILITTDDVSDYKPHPEGYLKAA from the coding sequence ATGGGTATTCAACCAGACTTGATATTAGTGGCTTCCTTACCACTAGAGTCTTGGGCAATTGTCACCTCTGGAAATTATGCGATCGCAACCAATCGATTGCGTCATGTTGGCTTACCAATACCCCAAATTTTGATTACCACTGATGATGTCAGTGACTATAAACCCCATCCAGAAGGCTATCTCAAAGCAGCTTAA
- a CDS encoding PEP-CTERM sorting domain-containing protein, with the protein MSTSSAFNKLSMATGAAFVALSFTAIQAGSAQAAILDFDEPGLSPGQKVTNQEVQGVRLGVFDQGTTGGQPRDLMIYNSACGGAASHCTGEDDDLFKPRLGNTLIISEDNDSSDPDDSAFGGTFTFDFGQSVFLDELTLLDIEESDPVRVTTFSESGNQEFNFFGRGNNLISSFSGFGNDRVNRLNVTVVNSAAVSAVSYNRFQSPPDFETPPYFETPPYFETPPNVPGAPEPLTVFGSVTALGFGGWLKKKHARKDNKATPKA; encoded by the coding sequence ATGTCTACTTCGAGTGCTTTTAACAAGCTCTCCATGGCTACAGGAGCGGCATTTGTGGCTCTAAGTTTTACTGCAATTCAAGCAGGTTCTGCCCAAGCTGCTATTCTCGACTTTGACGAGCCTGGTCTCTCGCCGGGTCAGAAAGTTACCAACCAGGAAGTTCAAGGCGTAAGACTCGGCGTGTTTGATCAGGGGACTACTGGCGGACAGCCCCGTGACCTGATGATCTATAACAGCGCTTGCGGTGGTGCTGCCAGTCATTGTACAGGAGAGGACGATGATTTGTTCAAGCCCAGATTGGGCAACACCCTAATCATCAGTGAGGATAACGACTCCAGCGATCCAGACGACTCTGCCTTTGGTGGCACGTTTACCTTTGACTTTGGTCAGTCGGTTTTTCTTGATGAACTCACACTTCTCGACATCGAAGAATCTGACCCGGTAAGGGTTACAACCTTTTCCGAGAGCGGGAATCAGGAGTTTAACTTTTTCGGCAGAGGTAATAATCTGATTAGCTCATTCAGTGGCTTTGGTAACGATCGAGTCAACAGGTTAAATGTTACCGTGGTTAACAGTGCAGCTGTGAGTGCAGTCAGCTATAACCGTTTTCAAAGTCCTCCCGATTTTGAAACTCCTCCCTATTTTGAAACTCCTCCCTATTTTGAAACTCCTCCCAATGTTCCAGGTGCTCCCGAACCCCTAACTGTTTTTGGCTCAGTTACGGCTCTGGGATTTGGTGGCTGGCTCAAGAAGAAGCATGCCAGAAAGGATAACAAAGCAACTCCAAAGGCATAA
- a CDS encoding HEAT repeat domain-containing protein, protein MIRCIKQPTSSVLKVFLLGCSLLLLPCSPALAQGCTQAEIKTNIARFNDINNTTAKQAIVQCGPKSVYLLIEALKTDKSAAVREGAAVALWSIGEEADQAVPWLIKALRNDESAAVRAKAASALGLMGEASYEAIPDLIDALKDKSAEVRANGAYALGNLGKKTNEVVPELIEVLRKDQSAEVRTNAAYALGNKKESAKSAVPYLIEALKDETFSVRRTSVNALEQIAEKTKDVASQLIEQLRNDKSILIRIYATEVLGEIGEPAKDALPLLIELLEDNSVYVRYYAASALGKMGTEGIQAVPLLIDVFFKDESIDVRYSALSAVVEISSKVGKQRKQLTKVQLEQSILEFETVIQRLEQDTEKIFQDRWIETVRGGLDNLQQEQDSRSYQKIFSQGVIIWLTHMLFWFGLILVYPKSPQVQAIFFWNPSVRKFFGLGYVGIALTWIPFLRSKLFAPFQESLLSDADLENFDEQAYFPNLEVQQKGKNITQPIQEAIPDLELPIVLEGESGLGKSMFLRYLVKSSKRIIVYLPAEKCANGVIEAIQAKLHGFAQDSGFLRDLIYSDAIDICIDGLNEVTPDTRAKITSFVESYFKGNIIIGTQSMECQTPSCATTYVLQPLKPKQIEEFLLSRYKILPPDAPISGIKYKQACEKYIDTVLHQYQSEEEQIAVRRMLSNPMDLTIVGQMIAHGQKPDLLNLQQQQYQNMAEEYEQLYLRKFPLEAFAEAVYQMRLQDQVAIPADKWFEELICMERYKMVFPRLFVDHAGNDRKEWYFRHDKIQDFFIVQTFLGEGNDLPNKHISDPRFRGVYFLLATLLPWNAAWQLRETLIQYAANTKDHTVSDTFVQLLLSRQAA, encoded by the coding sequence ATGATTAGGTGCATCAAACAACCCACTTCCTCAGTGCTCAAGGTGTTTTTATTGGGCTGCTCATTGCTACTGCTGCCCTGTAGTCCTGCCTTAGCTCAAGGGTGTACTCAAGCAGAGATTAAGACTAATATCGCCAGATTCAACGATATAAACAATACAACCGCTAAACAAGCTATAGTCCAATGTGGTCCAAAATCTGTCTATTTACTGATTGAAGCCCTGAAGACGGATAAATCTGCTGCAGTTCGGGAGGGAGCTGCTGTTGCTCTGTGGAGTATAGGAGAGGAAGCGGATCAAGCTGTCCCTTGGTTGATTAAAGCCCTAAGGAACGATGAGTCAGCGGCAGTTCGTGCCAAAGCCGCTTCTGCTCTGGGATTGATGGGAGAAGCATCTTATGAAGCTATCCCTGATCTGATTGATGCACTTAAGGATAAATCTGCTGAAGTTCGGGCCAATGGTGCTTATGCCTTAGGGAACTTGGGAAAGAAAACCAATGAGGTTGTACCTGAGCTCATTGAAGTCTTGAGGAAGGATCAATCTGCTGAGGTTCGTACTAACGCTGCTTATGCCCTAGGGAATAAAAAAGAATCAGCCAAGTCAGCTGTACCTTACCTGATTGAAGCGCTAAAGGATGAAACATTCTCGGTTCGCAGGACTAGCGTCAATGCTCTAGAGCAGATTGCCGAGAAAACTAAAGATGTTGCTTCCCAGCTCATTGAGCAACTCAGAAACGATAAATCTATTCTGATCCGGATTTACGCTACCGAGGTACTAGGGGAAATTGGAGAGCCAGCTAAGGATGCTCTGCCTCTATTAATTGAGTTGCTTGAGGATAACTCAGTTTATGTTCGCTATTATGCCGCCTCTGCTCTAGGAAAGATGGGAACGGAAGGGATTCAGGCTGTCCCTCTCCTAATAGATGTCTTTTTCAAAGATGAATCTATAGATGTTCGCTATTCCGCCCTCTCTGCCGTTGTCGAAATTTCTTCTAAGGTTGGAAAACAGAGGAAGCAGCTCACCAAAGTGCAATTGGAACAATCCATACTGGAATTTGAAACAGTTATTCAAAGGCTAGAGCAAGACACGGAGAAAATTTTCCAGGATAGATGGATCGAAACCGTGCGTGGTGGTCTTGATAATCTCCAGCAAGAACAGGATTCTCGTAGTTATCAGAAAATTTTTAGCCAAGGGGTGATTATCTGGCTAACTCATATGCTGTTTTGGTTTGGACTAATACTGGTTTATCCCAAATCCCCCCAAGTCCAAGCTATCTTCTTTTGGAATCCCTCGGTGCGGAAGTTTTTTGGACTGGGGTACGTAGGCATAGCCCTAACTTGGATTCCCTTTCTACGCTCGAAGTTATTTGCCCCCTTCCAGGAATCCTTGCTGTCAGATGCGGATTTAGAAAACTTTGATGAGCAAGCTTACTTTCCTAACTTGGAAGTCCAGCAGAAGGGAAAAAATATAACGCAACCCATTCAAGAAGCAATACCGGATCTGGAATTACCCATTGTCCTGGAAGGGGAATCAGGATTAGGGAAATCCATGTTTCTACGGTATTTAGTGAAATCATCTAAGCGAATCATTGTCTATTTACCTGCTGAAAAATGCGCTAATGGCGTGATCGAAGCGATTCAAGCAAAACTTCATGGATTCGCCCAAGACTCTGGTTTTTTGCGAGACCTGATTTACAGTGATGCCATTGATATCTGTATTGATGGACTCAATGAAGTCACTCCAGACACACGAGCCAAGATTACCAGTTTTGTGGAAAGTTACTTCAAGGGCAATATTATCATCGGGACCCAATCCATGGAGTGCCAGACCCCCTCTTGCGCTACGACCTATGTACTGCAACCATTGAAACCTAAGCAGATTGAGGAATTTTTACTATCGCGCTATAAAATTCTGCCCCCAGATGCTCCCATCTCGGGTATAAAGTACAAACAAGCCTGCGAAAAGTATATTGACACCGTTTTACATCAGTACCAATCAGAAGAAGAACAGATAGCTGTGCGTCGGATGCTGTCCAACCCTATGGACCTGACCATAGTGGGTCAGATGATAGCCCATGGGCAGAAACCAGACTTGCTGAATTTGCAGCAACAGCAGTACCAAAATATGGCAGAGGAATATGAACAACTCTATCTCAGAAAATTTCCCCTAGAGGCATTTGCTGAGGCAGTTTACCAGATGCGCTTGCAAGATCAGGTAGCTATACCAGCTGACAAATGGTTTGAAGAACTGATTTGCATGGAACGCTACAAAATGGTATTTCCCCGTCTGTTTGTTGATCATGCAGGCAATGATCGAAAAGAATGGTATTTCCGCCACGACAAAATCCAGGACTTTTTCATCGTGCAGACCTTTCTAGGTGAGGGAAATGATTTGCCAAACAAGCATATCAGTGACCCTAGGTTTCGCGGCGTGTACTTCCTCTTGGCAACCCTACTGCCATGGAATGCTGCTTGGCAGTTGCGGGAAACCTTAATTCAATACGCAGCGAATACTAAAGACCATACAGTTAGTGATACTTTTGTTCAACTGTTGTTGTCCCGGCAAGCGGCATGA